The sequence below is a genomic window from Uranotaenia lowii strain MFRU-FL chromosome 2, ASM2978415v1, whole genome shotgun sequence.
ACAGATATGATAGCATCTTGCGCTTTTGGGATCCAAATTGATTCATTGCGTAATCCGGAGAATGAGTTTTACTCTCGTGGTAAAGAGATGATTAATTTCGAAAGAATTAGTGTAGTATTCAAGATGTTTGGCTTTAAACTGTGCCCGAAACTGATGGGTAGACTTGGTATTGATTTGATCGATCGGAAACCTGGTCAATACTTTAGCGCTCTCATACGACAAGCGATCAACGATCGACTTTCCAAAGGAGTCATCCGATACGATATGATCCACCTGCTACTGCAAGCCAAACAAGGAGTTCTTCGTCACCAACAGGAGAGCGAACAATACGAAGGATTCGCAGTAGTGCAAGAGTCACACGTCGGAAAGCAACAAGCTACGGAAGGTTTAACGGAAAACGAAATGATCGCGCAgacatttgttttctttttagcTGGATTTGAAACCGTTGCTACTTCCTTATCTTTTGTTGTTCATGATCTTGTAGTGCACGAAGATATCCAACAGAAACTATACGAAGAAATTGTTGCCACTCACGAAGCTCTAGCAGGAAAGAAGCTCAACTACGACACCCTCCAGAGGATGGAATACATGGATATGGTAATATCGGAGAGCATGCGAATGCGCCCAGCAGCAATCTTACTAGACCGATGCTGTACTCACGATTACCAGGTTGATGATGGGGAGGGATTGAGATTTACCATCGACAAGGGAACAGTAGTATGGATTCCGACTCAAGGAATTCATATGGATCCCAAATACTACCCTAACCCGTACCATTTCGATCCGGAACGTTTCAGTGCCGAGAATAGGCACAACATCGACCCGCTAACATATCTACCCTTTGGTATTGGTCCAAGGAATTGTATTGGATCGAGGTTTGCTCTAATGGAAATCAAAGTTGTCCTCTATTATTTGCTGTTGAGCTATAAGTTTCAACGCTCTGAACGAACGGAGATTCCGCTAAAGATGCGCAAAGGACAAACAATTCTGGCGGTTGAGTCACCACTAATTGTAAAGTTCGCTAAACGTTAACTTTTATTTGAATGTAGTAAAACAATGTGCTCAACTAATTTTCCTAATTCTTCTAAGGACAGCACTTGGAAATCGACTTTTCACCCACAGCTACTGATTTAAATTTAGTGTacccaaaattgaaacaaacttcCTGAATGAAACTGAAAAATGTCACAAGATAAATTTGAAACTAATAAAACAAAGTTACAAGTAATtatatattgaactttttttttaatagaaccGATAAAATCCAAGACATAAAACATGGAATAATCAAAAGGTTTTAATACATGAAAAACGCAACGAAATCAAGCGGTGGATCTTTCGAAAACATAAGGAGTTAAAAGTCTATAGGACGGAGGAAATGTTCTGAAAACTATCATACGAGTCCTTGTCACTTCCGGTGTGTCATCGTACATAGTTTAAATTGTACAATGGTTTTAATAAAACACTGTGTCTAATATATTGTCACACATGATAATCTGTGtttattgttcattttgtttaagtttttagaaattttaatttgtttgtattGTTGATATGTTCACATTCACGAATTACCAATTATTAGTCGAACAGTCgagcagttacaaacgtgtgcattttaaaaactattcatttgatcgaaaaactttctatggaggaaatgaagatgttaatatgacatttgatgtaaaaatataaaaaaaaaatttatcaatgatttcaagaaatactctaactttttcataaaatctcttttttatctttgcacacttttttcagtcatgtattgatttattttttttactacagatgcaaaacctttgcaaaatcatgatattttacacaaactcacctggaaaaagcaattggaatctggttcgaaccttttcatgagtaggcatctcgaagaatttgatctcttaaatccggttttaacataaatattttttgtccatcagaacacatctgtcatattgcgtaaaaaccggatgcacagattgcgatctttggaattgatcattattattttttgtattatttaaggagtctgcattcagttatccccaataaccatggTCGTAGGaacggggaggggggggggggttttgggggttaaacccccccatgagggtccaaaaaagcaagcgaggtattctactctagactcaaaattttaaattcataaacaaattatgataatagagcaaagatattcaagagtaactatctggactaaaaactaatgcaaaatcctcaaaaatccatcccaagcttaaaatctgctacagtttttaaaattttctcactgctccatagaataaggttgtcagatttttttcagcacgtatccgagccggacaaatccatgctgttttatattaaaacctggcaaaagcccggtatttgatttcaaaattgtcgaccaaaatccaagcaataccgggcaattttggtcaaaacctaggaattgatcatcaaaaatctataaaaaaaaacttcaaaaaacctttcataattttttttttttgaaacttgctgcaaaaattttggacgcatgattaaaaaaaattactacacaatttgtttttttagtttgatttaagaatgagaatgaaaacaaacccgggcaaaatccgggcttttccaatgaaatccgggaaacggggcggaccggacttttcccaaattttatattaaataccCGGGAAAATCCGGTTAAAatcaggcaatctggcaatctgtttatagaaattcagttctgaatattaaatattaaatcaaactcattttgaaggttctggttccatattcccataacaaaaattatatttccacatattttcgtatttctgattctgtatcaagtttaggattcttgattttcagttcgagtaatcataagaaattaagaattgaaagctgctttgaaatcctggctcaaattcggttttacatttcatataatatttgaataatgtttctcgaaaatcacatgcattttcagtagatttaaaactataaaaaaagaagaattttgttttatattcatattcgaaattctcaaactttattttagcacaaaatttaaacatataaaGCTTCTAGGTGGctatccaaaattgaaaactcagattcagtttCATCGTTTGAAATTCACATATTTAACCACATTcacaaaacagataaaaaatcaatcattgaaatgATGAATAAAGATGAAACCAGCtgtacagaatttaaataatagactcatgaatgagggctcaaaGGCTTGGATAATAAAGTTCTTATCTAGAAGTAAGATtcctaaatcatttttttgtacatttcgaaaatcgtatagaaatttggaaacagattcaaagttcaattgaatgagtttttcaatcaacataaaatagtTGAGAAGTTCAAGAGAAcgtgaacttaaaaatttgcttgtcaattcaatatccaaatatcatatttttaatcagaattagtttgtacataaaattcaactgaaaatcacaaatctaaagtaaaatttgagtaaattttcaaagttatgattcctacaaaatatcccaaattatattaaaaaaaatcatccacaagatttttatcatggaattgattcttcatgaaaaacatttccagttaaagaaacatgtacctgatatTCTCTTGAAAAATCTGCATATTATCCTTTATTTTTCAGTgtattgttaaacattattaatatttttaaagcctaatttcaaactaaaatcataaatttagttcaagttggCATCAAACATATTTGatccgaaatttttttatctcttactgttttttattttttaaaattttatttattttcatcaaaggttagaatctaagaatttgcaaaagagtttagaagattgggcttgttagATTtgagtatagttttttttttaagaaattgaaggctaccctaaaaaaaaacttattttatgctcaaatcaaataactttgatctaccagacttttaaacaaattcaaatttttaaccatcgatgaaagcaaatttcatactttggcttcattataaaaatttagctcaccctttaggctaaggaccactgtttaaaagttacttttttaaggattttttaaatgacactttatcatccttgtggcattcgtgtcttctctaaagttacgatttcatacaaaaactattaatgagtacttaaaaatgaataatcatctagttacaaatataatttgttttattttttttttattcgtgtgttgttgggcaaaaaatcataggtaaaaataagtcaccaaaaccccgccccatgagtcggttcttcctacggccctgccaataaccataaactttttaccatatttaagatcaagggttgcactcctttggttgatttgaacttcgtgaacatcctagagtggctccttatacttattaaccattttggccgaaaaaaaaatcagaaaaaatcaacagtcaACAATAAAGAATTTTAGAGGCGCataatgcgtaaaaggagcaagtttgtgcaaaattatttttaccctgtctttttgcatcgtaaatatctcaaacacacgttaacttaaaaatctatcaaaaataggcaagatagtccttttcataaccaacacaacgctactaaagttttgcatatccgagctctattaacgtagctataaTCGATagaaagtgcccggatactaaatgatcatagccttagagtACGTATGTTCTTTTGTGATGGATACGTTTATCACGTTTATCCAtttgactgagtcgatttggggtcattttttaatttctcaaaccctggggtcttaaaagcttcgttttggttcaaaactcatccatgattttttgcaaaattagtacaaaaaccataaacaggctcggttctacagaagaaacaaaaatgatgttgattattcagttcaaaatattcaatttgcccaatcctaaaagttcaaatttactcatgtaaacgttacttaaaaattctgcaaaaatcatggatgagttttgaactttGGACTTTTGAGGcatcagggtttgagaaatacaaaaatgaccccaaatcgaagATTGTAAAGGATAACCTTGATGTAAAGTGCGAGTTTAGACAGCAGCTTCCCGGGATATATTAATTGTGACTAAAAAATAGTGCTTGAAAGGAAACAAATGGCTATCGGTGTGATCTGATATTCGCTTACGCAATGTCaaattaaatgattgattttcaagcGTATTTTCCGAAATAAAAATGTGCTCAGTGGGCGATTGCTGGTGAAGTCAGGAAAAGTTGCTTCAAAAGACATCTGAAGAATTTGGAAAAACAGCAATGCAGTGGCTTGACTCCAATCAGAAGCTTTTCAATAAcggtccgccaactgcaacgttgatgaaGTCGAAAATCCcagaaagatggtaaaacgagtATCACGATTTCCTCCAgattaataaaatcaaaataacttaaaaatgatagtttttaaACTGGCGTTACATTAAACTAAATTACACACGAGAAActgaaatattccaaatttattaagttttttctagtacacacaaaaaaaagcatagtaaaactactaaatccgtggtttaaatgaacaacaggcaaccatatttttgagtcaaatatgttttgtttattataataccttacgcatagctattttaccatgtgctcaatttggctgcgcatagtaaattcgactgcgttttagtaaaattgtcaatgaaatgatgcattgttttacttcgtgcctagtaaaattgacatgtttcatgatgaaactagtatgtgttatgataaagattaggaggagcgagaagcttgatttaaatagtaaaattactatgtatgtttgtttgtttatttccaTGCATGCATTATTACataattgaaaacattaaaattcacgcttccgacacacgtcggtcaatgttctcccgatgctctggaaagattttaaaagttatgaaacttgaaagcagctaaaaatttgtttgtttactcacgggtttgatgattaatgatcctgaattagtataaacaacaagaatgttcaccaaagtaaaattatcatacgcactgatgtttttgagtcaaatgtgttttgttctcaaaagcaccatgtgcgtagtattttgttgatgtGAATTGGCgccacaatgtct
It includes:
- the LOC129749240 gene encoding probable cytochrome P450 9f2; the protein is MMEVNVGLVLFLLSILGYLYHLLTRNNDYFHEKPIPSMAVKPIFGSTGSLILKRCTWPDFVVEIYNKYANTKVFGMFDSVTPIFVVQDPELIKKITIKDFDHFVDHRPMFGDSRNDSPYTLFGKSLFAMNGSKWRSTRATLSPAFTGSKMRQMFELMIDCCESATKYLEGQVQSAKDMNMSDLASRLGTDMIASCAFGIQIDSLRNPENEFYSRGKEMINFERISVVFKMFGFKLCPKLMGRLGIDLIDRKPGQYFSALIRQAINDRLSKGVIRYDMIHLLLQAKQGVLRHQQESEQYEGFAVVQESHVGKQQATEGLTENEMIAQTFVFFLAGFETVATSLSFVVHDLVVHEDIQQKLYEEIVATHEALAGKKLNYDTLQRMEYMDMVISESMRMRPAAILLDRCCTHDYQVDDGEGLRFTIDKGTVVWIPTQGIHMDPKYYPNPYHFDPERFSAENRHNIDPLTYLPFGIGPRNCIGSRFALMEIKVVLYYLLLSYKFQRSERTEIPLKMRKGQTILAVESPLIVKFAKR